One Natrinema halophilum genomic window carries:
- a CDS encoding zinc-dependent alcohol dehydrogenase family protein, whose amino-acid sequence MRAAVIEEHGEPLAIKDVEYPEPGPDQIVVETEACGICRSDWHAWQGDWSWIGAGVPEGQILGHEPAGIVSAVGEDVETLAEGDRVAVPFHLGDGTCPHCLEGRANNCETILPLGLSEFAPGAFAEAFPVREADFNCVKLPENVGFAEMAGLGCRFMTAYHALADRADLRPGDWVAVHGCGGVGLSAIHIAQALGAHPIAVDVLDSKLERAAELGAVETINGDEVDSAPQEVKSITGGGADVSIDALGIAETCQNSIDSLGTRGSHVQVGLTTGEEQGRIDLPVDVMTMMEIDFHGSFGMPLVRYKELFNLIAQGTLEPEKIIGETLSLDEAPETLASMDDYETVGIPVITEF is encoded by the coding sequence ATGCGAGCTGCCGTCATCGAAGAACACGGTGAACCACTTGCAATCAAAGATGTTGAATATCCGGAACCGGGCCCGGATCAAATCGTCGTCGAAACCGAAGCGTGTGGAATCTGCCGCAGTGACTGGCACGCCTGGCAGGGTGACTGGAGCTGGATCGGTGCTGGCGTTCCGGAGGGACAAATTCTGGGCCACGAACCCGCGGGCATCGTTTCTGCGGTCGGTGAAGACGTCGAAACGCTCGCGGAAGGCGACCGCGTAGCCGTTCCGTTCCACCTCGGCGACGGAACCTGTCCACACTGTCTCGAGGGTCGAGCGAACAACTGCGAAACGATACTGCCGCTCGGATTGTCGGAGTTTGCACCCGGCGCATTCGCAGAAGCGTTTCCCGTTCGAGAAGCCGATTTCAACTGCGTAAAACTCCCCGAAAACGTCGGGTTCGCTGAAATGGCCGGTCTCGGTTGCCGGTTCATGACGGCCTATCACGCCCTGGCCGATCGCGCCGACCTTCGGCCCGGGGACTGGGTCGCCGTCCACGGCTGTGGGGGCGTTGGTCTCTCTGCGATCCACATCGCTCAGGCGCTCGGGGCCCACCCGATCGCGGTCGACGTTCTCGACAGCAAACTCGAGCGTGCGGCGGAACTCGGCGCAGTCGAGACGATCAACGGTGACGAAGTGGACAGCGCACCGCAGGAAGTAAAGTCGATCACAGGCGGCGGTGCCGACGTTTCGATCGATGCGCTCGGAATCGCAGAAACCTGTCAGAATTCGATTGACAGTCTCGGGACGCGCGGCAGCCACGTTCAGGTCGGACTGACGACGGGCGAAGAACAGGGTCGGATCGACCTTCCAGTTGACGTTATGACGATGATGGAAATCGACTTTCACGGCTCGTTTGGCATGCCACTGGTTCGCTACAAGGAACTGTTCAATCTGATCGCACAGGGGACCCTCGAACCCGAAAAGATCATCGGCGAAACACTGTCGCTCGACGAAGCCCCCGAAACGCTGGCCTCGATGGACGATTACGAGACGGTCGGCATTCCCGTTATTACGGAATTTTGA